The Paramisgurnus dabryanus chromosome 1, PD_genome_1.1, whole genome shotgun sequence genome includes a window with the following:
- the nrbf2b gene encoding nuclear receptor-binding factor 2b, producing MEVLDSPLNLAHQQCRKADRLLAAGKFEDAISCHRKAAELLQEAMKLTECEQARLSLELQRDSHMKQQMLIEERWKRARRETKPRALQTVSSDHTPRRHPQPSAATGDTSQPEREYDTWLYLLKNKDVRSEPCPGSKAQKDDKTRLEEQQTTIEDLRKLVDKLVCENERLKRDNENLRTENARLKKEPYADADFVERSELWVLPRSGEERKAKDIPIPQLPPLEMPTQEIPLEDLPGLELPEDIQQELQELLDNEKL from the exons ATGGAGGTGTTGGACAGCCCTCTCAACCTC GCCCATCAGCAGTGCAGGAAAGCAGACCGCTTGCTGGCTGCTGGGAAATTTGAGGATGCCATCTCCTGTCACAGAAAAGCTGCAG AACTTCTCCAAGAGGCCATGAAGCTCACAGAATGTGAACAG GCCCGCTTGTCTCTGGAGCTCCAGAGAGACAGTCACATGAAGCAGCAGATGCTGATAGAAGAACGATGGAAACGGGCAAGACGAGAAACCAAGCCCAGAGCGCTGCAGACCGTCTCTTCAGACCACACGCCACGCCGCCACCCACAGCCGAGCGCAGCTACCGGAGACACCTCGCAGCCAGAGCGCGAGTACGACACCTGGCTTTACCTCCTGAAGAACAAAGACGTCCGCTCTGAGCCCTGCCCGGGCAGTAAAGCCCAGAAAGATGACAAAACCCGCCTGGAGGAGCAGCAGACCACCATCGAGGACCTGCGCAAACTCGTGGACAAGTTGGTGTGCGAGAACGAGCGTCTGAAACGGGACAACGAGAACCTGCGGACAGAGAACGCCCGGCTGAAGAAGGAGCCCTACGCCGACGCGGACTTCGTGGAGAGGTCGGAGCTTTGGGTTCTTCCGCGGTCGGGCGAGGAACGCAAGGCCAAGGACATTCCCATCCCTCAGCTACCTCCGCTGGAGATGCCCACTCAGGAGATTCCTCTGGAAGACCTTCCTGGTCTGGAGCTTCCAGAGGACATCCAGCAAGAACTGCAGGAGCTGTTGGACAACGAGAAGCTGTGA